One window from the genome of Acinetobacter sp. ANC 7912 encodes:
- the dnaK gene encoding molecular chaperone DnaK produces the protein MAKIIGIDLGTTNSCVAVLEGDKVKVIENAEGARTTPSIIAYKDGEILVGQSAKRQAVTNPKNTLFAIKRLIGRRYEDQAVQKDIGIAPFKIIKADNGDAWVEVNDKKLAPQQISAEVLKKMKKTAEDYLGETVTEAVVTVPAYFNDAQRQATKDAGKIAGLDVKRIINEPTAAALAFGMDKKEGDRKVAVYDLGGGTFDVSIIEIADLDGDQQIEVLSTNGDTFLGGEDFDNALIDYLVEEFKKEQNVNLKNDPLALQRLKEAAEKAKIELSSSNATEINLPYITADATGPKHLVINVTRAKLEGLVADLVARTIEPCKVALKDAGLSTSDISDVILVGGQTRMPLVQQKVQEFFGKEPRKDVNPDEAVAMGAAIQGAVLSGDKNDVLLLDVTPLTLGIETMGGVLTPIIEKNTTIPAKKSQVFSTAADNQPAVDISVYQGERKIAQQNKLLGNFQLGDIPPAPRGVPQIEVSFDINADGILKVSAKDKSTGKEQSIQIKANSGLSDAEIEAMIRDAEANAEEDRKFEELAKARNEADALIASANKAVKDLGEQVTADEKTAVETAVSELEAATKENDVEAIKAKTEALQNVIMPITQRAYEAAQGQGGAQGFDPNAFQGGDAAGQQQKADDGVVDAEFTEVKDDKK, from the coding sequence ATGTGTTGCAGTACTTGAAGGCGACAAAGTAAAAGTAATCGAAAACGCTGAAGGCGCTCGTACAACTCCATCAATCATTGCATACAAAGATGGCGAGATTCTTGTTGGTCAATCAGCAAAACGCCAAGCGGTAACTAACCCTAAAAACACATTATTCGCGATCAAACGTCTGATCGGCCGTCGTTACGAAGACCAAGCGGTACAAAAAGATATCGGTATCGCACCATTCAAAATCATCAAAGCTGACAATGGTGATGCTTGGGTTGAAGTCAACGACAAAAAACTGGCTCCACAACAAATCTCTGCAGAAGTTCTGAAAAAAATGAAGAAAACTGCAGAAGACTACCTAGGCGAAACAGTCACTGAAGCTGTTGTAACCGTTCCTGCATACTTCAACGATGCGCAACGTCAAGCAACCAAAGACGCTGGTAAAATTGCCGGTCTGGACGTTAAACGTATCATCAACGAACCAACTGCTGCGGCACTTGCGTTCGGTATGGACAAGAAAGAAGGCGACCGTAAAGTTGCGGTATATGACCTGGGTGGTGGTACTTTCGACGTGTCTATCATCGAGATTGCTGACCTTGATGGTGACCAACAGATCGAAGTACTGTCTACTAACGGTGACACCTTCCTGGGTGGTGAAGATTTCGATAACGCACTGATCGATTACCTGGTTGAAGAGTTCAAAAAAGAACAGAACGTTAACCTGAAAAACGATCCACTAGCGTTACAACGTCTGAAAGAAGCAGCAGAAAAAGCGAAAATCGAGCTTTCTTCTTCTAACGCAACTGAAATCAACCTGCCATACATCACCGCAGATGCGACTGGTCCTAAACACCTAGTGATCAACGTGACTCGTGCAAAACTAGAAGGTCTAGTAGCTGACCTGGTTGCTCGTACCATAGAGCCATGTAAAGTTGCGCTGAAAGATGCTGGCCTGTCGACTTCTGATATTTCTGACGTAATCCTGGTGGGTGGTCAGACTCGTATGCCACTTGTACAACAAAAAGTACAAGAATTCTTCGGTAAAGAGCCACGTAAAGACGTGAACCCTGACGAAGCTGTGGCAATGGGTGCTGCGATCCAAGGTGCAGTACTGTCTGGTGACAAGAACGACGTTCTTCTGCTTGACGTAACTCCGCTGACTCTGGGTATTGAAACTATGGGCGGTGTGTTGACTCCAATCATCGAGAAAAACACTACCATCCCTGCGAAAAAATCTCAGGTGTTCTCTACAGCTGCGGATAACCAGCCTGCAGTAGACATTTCAGTGTACCAAGGTGAACGTAAGATCGCTCAACAAAACAAACTGTTGGGTAACTTCCAGTTAGGTGACATCCCACCTGCTCCACGTGGTGTGCCACAAATTGAAGTATCTTTCGACATCAACGCTGACGGTATCCTGAAAGTATCTGCAAAAGACAAGAGCACTGGTAAAGAGCAATCAATCCAGATCAAAGCAAACTCTGGTTTGAGCGATGCTGAAATCGAAGCCATGATCCGTGATGCTGAAGCAAATGCTGAAGAAGACCGTAAGTTCGAAGAACTGGCTAAAGCACGTAACGAAGCTGATGCGTTGATCGCTTCTGCAAACAAAGCAGTAAAAGATCTGGGCGAGCAAGTGACTGCTGACGAAAAAACTGCCGTAGAAACTGCGGTAAGCGAGCTTGAAGCTGCAACTAAAGAAAATGATGTTGAAGCAATCAAAGCGAAAACTGAAGCACTGCAAAACGTGATTATGCCGATCACTCAACGTGCTTACGAAGCAGCTCAAGGCCAAGGCGGTGCGCAAGGTTTTGATCCAAACGCATTCCAAGGGGGTGATGCTGCTGGTCAACAACAAAAAGCGGACGACGGCGTTGTAGATGCCGAGTTCACTGAAGTAAAAGATGACAAAAAATAA